A portion of the Lolium rigidum isolate FL_2022 chromosome 1, APGP_CSIRO_Lrig_0.1, whole genome shotgun sequence genome contains these proteins:
- the LOC124681985 gene encoding epsin-3-like: MAALFSTRLGRQASGYLQDKYKQARLALGDITPAELLVQEATNGDPCVPDAKTLACIADAAFDIDDYWRIANVLHRRLGSVHDWKEWRPVYKALVVLEFLLTHGPEELPRDFLPTMKALRDLRGFTYIDDKGFDWGASMQRRADSVVSLLTDADRLRDARHRAAVGVRSFPFSHGADHHGVVSPTASASPVSSASSGSSRGSRGTWSFASASPHYSDSPAFVCLCSPNADYRHDKKFDAYTADDKRDGGVVVEEEADDCPTPHSQGSWLEESPSQSGSPASCCSSAKSTSSRRASGFLSLSQPERRNSSKKLQRQLSLDY; encoded by the exons ATGGCAGCATTGTTCTCGACGAGGCTGGGGCGTCAGGCGTCCGGGTACCTCCAGGACAAGTACAAGCAGGCCAGGCTCGCCCTCGGCGACATCACGCCGGCGGAGCT GCTGGTGCAGGAGGCGACCAACGGCGACCCCTGCGTCCCAGACGCCAAGACGCTGGCGTGCATCGCCGACGCCGCcttcgacatcgacgactactggCGGATCGCCAACGTGCTgcaccgccgcctcggcagcgtcCACGACTGGAAGGAGTGGCGGCCCGTGTACAAGGCGCTGGTCGTCCTCGAGTTCCTCCTCACCCACGGCCCCGAGGAGCTGCCCAGGGACTTCCTCCCCACCATGAAGGCGCTGCGCGACCTCCGCGGCTTCACCTACATCGACGACAAGGGCTTCGACTGGGGCGCCTCCATGCAGCGCCGGGCCGACAGCGTCGTCAGCCTCCTCACCGACGCCGACCGCCTCAGGGACGCGCGCCACCGCGCCGCTGTCGGCGTCCGCTCATTCCCCTTCTCCCACGGCGCCGATCACCACGGCGTGGTCAGCccgaccgcctccgcctcccccgTCTCTTCGGCGTCGTCCGGCTCCTCCCGCGGATCACGCGGCACCTGGTCCTTCGCCTCCGCCTCGCCGCACTACTCCGACAGCCCCGCCTTCGTCTGCCTCTGCTCCCCCAACGCCGACTACCGCCACGATAAGAAGTTTGACGCCTACACCGCCGACGACAAGCGCGACGGTGGTGTCGtcgtcgaggaggaggccgacgactGCCCGACCCCGCACAGCCAGGGGAGCTGGCTCGAGGAGTCCCCCTCGCAGTCCGGATCACCCGCAAGCTGCtgcagcagcgccaagagca